From Paracoccus suum, the proteins below share one genomic window:
- the rplX gene encoding 50S ribosomal protein L24 has translation MAAKLRKGDKVIVLTGKDKGKTGEITTVMPKDNKAVVDGVNIAIRHTKQSQASQGGRVPKAMPIDLSNLALTDAAGKPTRVGFRMEGDKKVRFAKTTGDAI, from the coding sequence ATGGCTGCCAAGCTCCGCAAGGGTGACAAGGTCATCGTGCTGACCGGCAAGGACAAGGGCAAGACCGGTGAGATCACCACCGTCATGCCCAAGGACAACAAGGCGGTCGTGGACGGCGTGAACATCGCCATCCGCCACACCAAGCAGTCGCAAGCCTCGCAGGGCGGCCGCGTGCCGAAAGCGATGCCGATCGATCTGTCGAACCTCGCCCTGACTGACGCCGCCGGCAAACCGACCCGCGTCGGCTTCCGCATGGAAGGTGACAAGAAGGTGCGTTTCGCCAAGACCACGGGGGATGCGATCTGA
- the rpsQ gene encoding 30S ribosomal protein S17 — MPRRILQGTVTSDKNEQTITVLVERRFKHPVLHKIVRSSKKYRAHDAANQFKTGDTVRIMECAPISKTKRWTVMTDEVAQAAQS; from the coding sequence ATGCCCCGTCGTATTCTGCAAGGCACCGTGACCAGCGACAAGAACGAGCAGACGATCACCGTCCTCGTTGAGCGTCGCTTCAAGCACCCCGTGCTGCACAAGATCGTTCGTTCGTCCAAGAAGTACCGGGCGCACGACGCAGCCAACCAGTTCAAGACCGGCGACACCGTCCGCATCATGGAATGTGCGCCGATTTCGAAAACCAAACGCTGGACCGTGATGACGGACGAAGTGGCGCAAGCCGCCCAGTCCTGA
- the rplN gene encoding 50S ribosomal protein L14 has protein sequence MIQMQTNLDVADNSGARRVQCIKVLGGSHRRYASVGDIIVVSVKEAIPKGRVKKGDVRKAVVVRTAKEVKREDGTSIRFDANAAVILNNQGEPVGTRIFGPVVRELRAKNFMKIISLAPEVL, from the coding sequence ATGATCCAGATGCAGACGAATCTGGATGTTGCTGACAACTCCGGCGCTCGCCGGGTGCAGTGCATCAAGGTTCTTGGCGGTTCGCACCGCCGTTATGCTTCGGTTGGCGACATCATCGTGGTGTCCGTCAAGGAAGCGATTCCGAAGGGCCGCGTGAAGAAGGGTGACGTCCGCAAGGCCGTCGTCGTTCGCACCGCCAAGGAAGTGAAGCGCGAGGACGGTACTTCGATCCGTTTCGACGCGAATGCCGCCGTCATCCTGAACAACCAGGGCGAGCCGGTCGGAACCCGTATCTTCGGGCCGGTCGTGCGTGAACTGCGGGCGAAGAACTTCATGAAGATCATCTCGCTTGCGCCGGAGGTGCTGTGA
- the rplF gene encoding 50S ribosomal protein L6: MSRIGKRPVVLPQGVTANIDGQSIEVKGPKGVRSFAATDDVTLAVEDGAITVTPRGSSKRARQQWGMSRSMVENLVTGVTTGFKKELEIQGVGYRAQMQGKTLRLQLGYSHDVNFETPEGVTITAPKQTEIIIEGVDQQQVGQVAANIREWRAPEPYKGKGIRYKGERVFRKEGKKK, translated from the coding sequence ATGTCGCGTATCGGCAAACGACCCGTCGTCCTTCCGCAGGGCGTCACCGCAAACATCGACGGTCAATCGATCGAAGTGAAGGGCCCCAAGGGCGTCCGCAGCTTCGCCGCGACCGACGACGTGACCCTCGCGGTCGAGGACGGTGCCATCACCGTCACGCCGCGCGGCTCGTCCAAGCGGGCGCGCCAGCAGTGGGGCATGTCTCGTTCGATGGTGGAAAACCTCGTGACCGGCGTCACCACGGGCTTCAAGAAAGAGCTTGAGATCCAGGGTGTCGGTTACCGCGCGCAGATGCAGGGCAAGACCCTCCGCCTGCAGCTGGGATACAGCCACGACGTGAACTTCGAGACGCCGGAGGGGGTGACCATCACTGCCCCGAAGCAGACCGAAATCATCATCGAGGGCGTGGACCAGCAGCAGGTTGGCCAGGTCGCCGCGAACATCCGCGAGTGGCGTGCGCCCGAGCCCTACAAGGGCAAGGGCATCCGCTACAAGGGCGAGAGGGTCTTCCGCAAGGAAGGCAAGAAGAAGTAA
- the rpsH gene encoding 30S ribosomal protein S8 — protein sequence MNDPLGDMLTRIRNAQMRGKSTVHSPASKLRAWVLDVLQAEGYIRGYERVTENGHETLEISLKYFDGTPVIREIARVSKPGRRVYTGAKGIPHVRNGLGVSIVSTPKGVMSDAAARNANVGGEVLCIVF from the coding sequence ATGAACGATCCTCTCGGCGATATGCTGACCCGCATCCGCAACGCGCAGATGCGCGGCAAGTCCACGGTCCACTCGCCCGCTTCCAAGCTTCGCGCCTGGGTGCTCGACGTGCTGCAGGCCGAAGGCTACATCCGCGGCTACGAGCGCGTGACCGAAAATGGTCACGAAACGCTGGAAATCAGCCTCAAGTACTTTGACGGCACGCCCGTCATCCGCGAGATCGCGCGGGTGTCAAAGCCGGGCCGTCGCGTCTACACCGGCGCCAAGGGCATCCCGCATGTCCGCAACGGCCTCGGCGTGTCCATCGTGTCGACGCCCAAGGGCGTCATGTCCGATGCAGCGGCTCGCAACGCCAATGTTGGCGGCGAAGTCCTCTGCATCGTGTTCTGA
- the rplE gene encoding 50S ribosomal protein L5, which yields MLDQATYTPRLKAAYRETIRAALKEEFGYKNDMQIPRLGKIVLNMGVGEAVKDTKKVKQASEELSLIAGQKAVITKAKNSIAGFRVREEMPLGTKVTLRGDRMYEFLDRLITIALPRVRDFRGVKGTAFDGRGNYAMGLKEHIVFPEINFDKVDEVLGMDIIITTTAKTDAEAKALLKHFNMPFSS from the coding sequence ATGCTGGATCAAGCCACCTACACGCCGCGTCTGAAAGCTGCCTACCGGGAAACGATCCGGGCCGCGCTGAAGGAAGAGTTCGGCTACAAGAACGACATGCAGATCCCGCGTCTGGGCAAGATCGTCCTGAACATGGGTGTCGGCGAGGCGGTCAAGGACACCAAGAAGGTCAAGCAGGCCTCCGAGGAGCTGTCGCTAATCGCCGGCCAGAAGGCCGTCATCACCAAGGCAAAGAACTCGATCGCTGGCTTCCGGGTCCGCGAGGAGATGCCGCTGGGGACCAAGGTCACGCTGCGCGGCGACCGCATGTATGAGTTTCTCGACCGTCTGATCACCATCGCGCTGCCCCGCGTCCGCGACTTTCGCGGCGTCAAGGGCACGGCGTTCGACGGCCGTGGCAACTACGCGATGGGCCTGAAGGAACATATCGTGTTCCCCGAGATCAACTTCGACAAGGTCGATGAAGTGCTCGGCATGGACATCATCATCACCACCACCGCGAAGACCGACGCGGAAGCGAAGGCGCTGTTGAAGCATTTCAACATGCCGTTCAGCAGCTGA
- the rpsN gene encoding 30S ribosomal protein S14 translates to MAKKSMIERQKKRERLVAQYAAKRAELSAVIDDQSLPMEDRFKATLKLAQLPRNSSATRLKNRCELTGRPRAYYRKLKLSRIMLRELGSQGQIPGLVKSSW, encoded by the coding sequence ATGGCTAAGAAATCCATGATCGAACGGCAGAAAAAGCGCGAGCGTCTGGTGGCCCAATATGCCGCCAAGCGCGCCGAGCTGAGCGCCGTGATCGACGATCAGTCGCTGCCGATGGAAGACCGGTTCAAGGCCACGCTGAAGCTGGCCCAACTGCCGCGCAACTCCTCGGCCACGCGCCTGAAGAACCGCTGCGAGTTGACCGGGCGCCCGCGCGCCTACTACCGCAAACTGAAACTCAGCCGGATCATGCTGCGCGAGCTCGGCTCGCAAGGTCAGATCCCCGGCCTCGTGAAATCGAGCTGGTAA
- a CDS encoding DUF1801 domain-containing protein: MTADKDPDKKTPTKKKAISSDAKSEDGKAKNGPRLLAGGNPQIPKADGDAPVQDWIAAAPGWKSDVARRIDKLIVKTVPDVRKAVKWNQPFYGAPNDPGWFLGMHCLTRYLKIAFFNGTSLDPLPPAESKKATIRYLHVFEDKPLDEDQFVEWVCQAAKRPGMKL; encoded by the coding sequence ATGACCGCGGACAAGGACCCGGACAAAAAGACGCCTACGAAAAAGAAGGCGATCAGCAGCGATGCCAAGTCGGAGGACGGCAAGGCCAAGAACGGCCCCCGCCTGCTGGCTGGCGGTAACCCCCAGATCCCGAAGGCCGATGGGGATGCCCCGGTCCAGGATTGGATCGCGGCGGCGCCAGGTTGGAAAAGCGACGTCGCGCGGCGCATCGACAAATTGATCGTCAAGACTGTTCCGGACGTACGCAAGGCGGTGAAATGGAACCAGCCGTTCTATGGCGCGCCGAATGATCCCGGCTGGTTCCTGGGAATGCACTGCCTGACCCGCTATCTCAAAATCGCCTTCTTCAACGGGACCAGCCTCGATCCGCTGCCCCCTGCGGAATCCAAGAAGGCGACAATTCGATACCTTCACGTATTCGAGGACAAGCCGCTGGACGAGGACCAGTTCGTCGAGTGGGTCTGCCAAGCGGCAAAAAGGCCAGGCATGAAGCTTTAG
- the rpmD gene encoding 50S ribosomal protein L30 has product MATITVKQIGSPIRRPAIQRETLKGLGLNKMHRTRELEDTPAVRGMVAKIPHLVQIIEEKA; this is encoded by the coding sequence ATGGCCACGATTACCGTCAAGCAGATCGGCAGCCCGATCCGCCGCCCCGCGATCCAGCGCGAGACCCTCAAGGGCCTCGGCCTGAACAAGATGCACCGCACGCGCGAGCTTGAAGACACGCCCGCCGTCCGCGGTATGGTCGCCAAGATCCCGCATCTGGTGCAGATCATCGAAGAAAAGGCCTGA
- the rplR gene encoding 50S ribosomal protein L18 yields MALNKRELFQKRRMRVRNKLRDISNGRPRLSVHRSNKNISVQLIDDMAGKTLAAASTLEKDLGVVGQNNLEAAAKVGAAVAERAKAAGIEEVIFDRGGFLFHGKIKALADAAREGGLKF; encoded by the coding sequence ATGGCACTGAACAAACGAGAGCTGTTCCAAAAGCGTCGCATGCGCGTGCGGAACAAGCTGCGTGACATCTCGAACGGGCGTCCGCGCCTTTCGGTTCACCGCAGCAACAAGAACATCAGCGTTCAGCTGATCGACGACATGGCGGGCAAGACCCTCGCCGCGGCCTCCACGCTCGAGAAGGATCTCGGCGTGGTGGGGCAGAACAACCTCGAGGCGGCCGCCAAGGTCGGCGCCGCCGTTGCCGAGCGCGCGAAAGCCGCCGGGATCGAGGAAGTGATCTTTGACCGGGGCGGTTTCCTGTTCCACGGCAAGATCAAGGCCCTCGCCGATGCCGCCCGCGAGGGTGGCCTGAAGTTCTGA
- a CDS encoding PhoX family protein: MDDFERDYPDHRHAPYFEHGDEGQTNTSNNRTFYEVMDGHMRRRGFLAGGIAAMAAGLFGNALSVRGAFAATSAPSALLGFDAVPVSFDDTVVVPPGYKVQILGAWGEPIVGAMPAFDPANTGADQAMQIGQHHDGLHFFAIDGSSTDGLIVVNHEYIEPRLLHVAKWKGMELGADDVVYAEDGSREDDDVLKEMNAHGVSVYRAKRGADGAWAIAADPMNRRITALTEIELAGPVRGTDYLKTRFSPDGTRTRGTLNNCAYGVTPWNTYMAAEENWAGYFANTDAEMSAGQKRYGISDDPKGGRYGWHLAKGAADEVIRFDISAKGASAAEDYRNEANGFGWMVEIDPMDPASVPVKRTSLGRFAHEGVVFAPAVEGRPVVCYSGDDSRFEYIYKFVSDAPYAAGSKGDILDSGTLYVARFEEDGTGKWLALKPGENGLTPENGFADLAAILVDTRLAADKAGATKMDRPEWGTVDPTSGEVYFTLTNNTKREQSQVDAMNPRAENNFGHIIRWKYADGDHSATGFDWNLFVLAGTPQHSETADGAALGEDNIFACPDGLWCDPDSRLWIQTDMGDIGPEHKGPLKEFGMNGMLAADPATGEIRRFLTGPWGQECTGVITTPDQTSMFVNFQHPGAHATPEQFAAGDMGSTFPDGDKAQPPRSATIVITRENGGKIGA; this comes from the coding sequence ATGGACGATTTCGAGCGCGACTATCCCGACCACCGCCACGCCCCCTATTTCGAGCATGGTGACGAGGGTCAGACCAACACCTCGAACAATCGCACATTCTATGAGGTCATGGACGGCCACATGCGCCGGCGCGGCTTTTTGGCCGGCGGGATTGCGGCCATGGCCGCGGGCCTCTTCGGAAACGCGCTGAGCGTGCGCGGCGCCTTTGCTGCCACCAGCGCTCCCTCGGCCCTGTTGGGTTTCGACGCGGTACCGGTCAGCTTTGACGACACCGTGGTCGTGCCGCCGGGCTACAAGGTCCAGATCCTCGGCGCCTGGGGCGAGCCGATCGTGGGCGCGATGCCCGCCTTTGACCCAGCCAACACCGGCGCCGACCAAGCAATGCAGATCGGCCAGCACCACGACGGACTGCATTTCTTCGCCATTGACGGCTCGTCCACCGACGGGCTGATCGTCGTGAACCACGAATACATCGAGCCGCGCCTGCTGCATGTGGCAAAGTGGAAAGGCATGGAACTTGGCGCAGACGACGTCGTCTATGCCGAGGACGGCAGCCGCGAGGACGACGACGTCCTGAAGGAAATGAATGCTCATGGCGTCTCGGTCTATCGCGCCAAGCGCGGCGCCGACGGTGCCTGGGCCATCGCCGCAGATCCAATGAACCGCCGCATCACCGCCCTGACCGAGATCGAGCTCGCCGGCCCGGTTCGCGGCACGGACTACCTGAAAACCCGCTTTTCTCCCGACGGCACCCGCACCCGTGGGACGCTGAACAACTGTGCCTATGGCGTGACGCCTTGGAACACCTACATGGCCGCCGAGGAGAACTGGGCCGGCTACTTCGCCAACACCGACGCGGAGATGTCGGCTGGGCAGAAGCGCTATGGCATCTCGGACGATCCCAAGGGCGGTCGCTACGGCTGGCATCTGGCCAAGGGTGCTGCGGACGAGGTGATCCGCTTTGACATCTCGGCCAAGGGCGCGTCGGCGGCCGAGGACTACCGAAACGAAGCCAACGGTTTTGGCTGGATGGTCGAGATCGACCCGATGGACCCGGCCTCGGTGCCGGTCAAGCGCACCAGCCTGGGGCGGTTCGCGCATGAAGGCGTGGTCTTCGCGCCCGCCGTCGAAGGCCGGCCGGTGGTCTGCTATTCGGGCGACGATTCGCGGTTCGAATATATTTACAAGTTCGTGTCGGACGCCCCCTACGCCGCCGGCAGCAAGGGCGATATCCTCGACAGCGGCACGCTTTATGTTGCGCGCTTCGAGGAAGACGGCACCGGCAAATGGCTGGCGCTGAAACCCGGCGAGAACGGCCTGACGCCCGAGAACGGCTTTGCCGATCTGGCGGCGATCCTGGTCGATACTCGCCTCGCGGCCGACAAGGCCGGCGCCACCAAGATGGACCGCCCGGAGTGGGGCACGGTCGATCCCACCAGCGGTGAGGTCTATTTCACCCTGACCAACAATACCAAGCGCGAGCAGTCCCAGGTCGACGCGATGAATCCCCGCGCCGAGAACAATTTTGGCCACATTATCCGCTGGAAGTACGCGGATGGTGACCACTCGGCGACCGGTTTTGACTGGAACCTGTTCGTGCTCGCCGGAACGCCCCAGCATTCCGAGACCGCGGACGGGGCCGCGCTGGGCGAAGACAATATCTTCGCCTGCCCGGACGGTCTGTGGTGCGACCCCGATTCGCGCCTGTGGATCCAGACCGACATGGGCGACATCGGCCCCGAACATAAGGGCCCGCTGAAGGAATTCGGCATGAACGGTATGCTGGCCGCCGATCCCGCCACCGGCGAGATCCGGCGTTTCCTGACCGGCCCCTGGGGCCAAGAATGCACTGGCGTCATCACCACGCCGGACCAGACCAGCATGTTCGTGAACTTTCAGCATCCGGGCGCCCATGCCACACCCGAGCAGTTCGCCGCAGGCGACATGGGCTCGACCTTCCCGGATGGCGACAAGGCGCAGCCGCCGCGCTCGGCCACGATCGTCATCACCCGTGAGAATGGCGGCAAAATCGGCGCCTGA
- the rpsE gene encoding 30S ribosomal protein S5, with translation MAEREQRRDRGGRRDDRREETPEFADRLVAINRVSKTVKGGKRFGFAALVVVGDQRGRVGFGKGKAKEVPEAIRKATEQAKRGLIRVPLRDGRTLHHDIEGRHGAGKVVMRTAVPGTGIIAGGPMRAVFEMLGVQDVVAKSLGSQNPYNMIRATIDGLKAEASPRSVAQRRGKKVADILPPTDSHRPTDAHAEAESAAVEA, from the coding sequence ATGGCAGAACGTGAACAGCGCCGGGATCGTGGTGGCCGTCGTGACGACCGCCGCGAAGAGACCCCGGAATTCGCCGACCGTCTGGTCGCGATCAACCGCGTCAGCAAGACCGTCAAAGGCGGCAAGCGCTTTGGCTTTGCCGCGCTCGTCGTCGTCGGCGATCAGCGTGGGCGTGTCGGCTTCGGCAAGGGCAAGGCCAAAGAGGTCCCCGAGGCGATCCGCAAGGCGACCGAACAGGCCAAGCGCGGCCTGATCCGCGTGCCGCTGCGTGACGGCCGCACCCTGCACCACGACATCGAGGGCCGTCATGGCGCCGGCAAGGTCGTGATGCGCACCGCGGTTCCGGGTACCGGCATCATCGCCGGCGGCCCGATGCGCGCCGTGTTCGAGATGCTGGGCGTCCAGGACGTCGTGGCCAAGTCGCTTGGGTCGCAAAACCCCTACAACATGATCCGCGCCACGATCGACGGCCTCAAGGCCGAGGCCTCGCCCCGCTCGGTCGCGCAGCGTCGCGGCAAGAAAGTCGCCGACATCCTGCCGCCGACCGACAGCCACCGTCCCACGGACGCCCATGCCGAGGCCGAGTCGGCCGCGGTTGAAGCGTAA
- the rpmC gene encoding 50S ribosomal protein L29, with translation MKAQELNDKTPEALREQLLALKKEAFNLRFQQATGQIASTARMRDVKRDVARVMTVLNQKAAAAAASN, from the coding sequence ATGAAAGCGCAGGAACTCAACGACAAGACGCCCGAGGCGCTGCGCGAGCAGCTGCTGGCGCTGAAGAAAGAGGCCTTCAACCTGCGTTTCCAGCAGGCGACGGGTCAGATCGCCTCGACTGCGCGCATGCGCGACGTCAAGCGTGACGTGGCGCGGGTCATGACCGTGTTGAACCAGAAAGCGGCGGCCGCCGCGGCTTCGAACTGA